In Pseudoalteromonas tetraodonis, the genomic window AGGTTTTGTTTTTCGATATATTGCTGACATATTTGCACAGCCTGCTTTGCGGATGGGCTGATTACGGCTGTTGCTCCCCATTTAGTAAACTGCTTGTGTAAGATAGAAGATTGAGTTTGATTGCTGCACACAATTAAAATATTTAACGATGACATATCTACAGGGGGTAATACTTTTTGTGGGTTTTTACTGCGTTTTAGAACAACATTAAAGCTAAAGTTACTGCCCTTATTTTCTTTAGATTGTACCTGTATATCACCTTCCATTAGGTGGCATAACTTTTTAACAATCGCTAAGCCCAAGCCCGTGCCTCCATATTTTCGTGTTGTTGAAGAGTCAACTTGAGAGAATGATTTAAATAGCTTGGCTTGTTGGGCTGCAGAAATACCAATCCCAGAGTCTATTACTTGGCAGTTAAAACGCATTTGATTATTGTTAATCGGTGTGAGTTTAGCAATAACTTGCACTTCACCTTTATGAGTAAATTTAAGCGCATTATTTACTAAGTTTGTTAAAATTTGTTTGAGGCGTCCGGCGTCACCAATGACAAAAGCGTATTCAAGGTGCTTATATCTAGCATTAACGGAATATTTTTACTGTGGGCATGAATTGCTATTGTTTCGATAAAATCGTCGAGCATGTTACAAAGGTTAAACTCTAACTCCTCAAGCTCAAGCTTACCGGCATCCACTTTTGAAAAGTCTAAAATATCGTTAATAATATTTAATAAGGAGTTTGCACTATTGAGTGCAATGCTTACCTGATGGTGTTGTTTTTCATTTAATGAGCTATCTAAAATCAAATTAAGCATGCCTAATACGCCATTCATAGGCGTGCGAATTTCATGACTCATTGCTGCTAAAAACTCGCTTTTGGCAATGTTAGCCTGTTCAGCCGCCGCTTTTGCTTCAATTAATAATTGATTCGCTGCTTTTTGCTCAGTGATATCTTGCTGAATTCCCACGTAAGCTGTGAGTTGTTGCTGCTCGTTAAAAACAGGCGAGATTTGTAGGCTATTCCAAAATTCCGTGCCATCTTTTTTATAATTTAGTATTTCTATACGTTGAGTTTTTAATGTTTTTATTGCATTAGTAATAATATCTATTGCGTTCTTATCGGTGTTTGGCCCTTGAAGTAAGCTGCAATTTATTCCTAGCATTTCCTCTTTACTATAGCCTGTTATTTTTTCAAATTCAGAGTTTAAAAAGACTAAAGGAAAGCCTTGCACACTCGCATCGGCTATAGAAATACCCACATTACACGATTCGATTGCCTGCGCTAATAAATCATTTTGCTCTTTTGCTTGTTTTAATGCTTTTTGAGAACGTTTTTGCTCAGTAATGTCAGTTACAGAGCCTGCCATTCTAATTGCTTTATTATGCTCATTGCGCAGTGCCATCCCTTTTACTGTAAAATAACGATAAGCGCCTGATTTAGTCTTTAATCTATAATCGTAATTAAAGGGAATGTTGCTAATTAAGTGATTTGCTATTTGCTTTTTATGCTTGGTTATATCATCAGGGTGAAGTAACTTATAAAGTGCATCAGCACAGTGAGGCAAAGCGTTTTTATCGTTTTCGTCGTAGCCAAGCAATACGCTAATACGGGGAGAAAAATATACTTCATTTGTAACAATATCCCAATCCCAAATACCATCATTACTGCCCTTAACCGCCAGTTCGTAACGCGCTTCACTTTGCTTTATAGCTTCTCTTGAGGATTCTAAAAGCTTAAACGGGTTTAGTAGTAAGTGCCGACCAAATACAAACAGGAATAACGACGATAAAGCCATACTTACAATAATTGATATAGCAATATCGATTATGAAGCGAGTAGTTTTAGCAGCAATTAAATTGGCAGTAATGTAGTAGTTTAATGTTATATCTGTATTGCCAATGAGGTTTTGGTTAATACTGACATACTCGTCACCTTGATTTAAATTAGAATAATAAACCCATGGGCCTGCTAAAGTCAGTCCATGGCTTTCACGGTCAAAGTCGGTCGGTAGTAACTGGGTCATTGGCGTATTAAATTGCACCATAAGCACGCCCTCAGTAAAGTTATTATATTTTATAGGCACCGCAATGGTGAATAGGTCGGTATTGGTTGGCTTATTTAATATCACCGCCTTTTCTGTTTGCTCTTCAAGTAAGCTATTTATCCATGGTTGCTCAATTATACTCAGCTCGTTAAGCGAAGGGTCGTTACTAAAAACCACCTCTTTTAATACGTTTATAATCGTTATTTTTTCGGTGCTACCCATTATTTTATATTGAAAAAGGTAATCTTGGAGTAGCGCTTTTGAGGTGTCTGACCCCATTATGGCGTTAGATAAAATAGGTTGACGAGCAAGGTCATTAAGAATTTGTGTTCTTGTTTCTAAAAATAGTGTGAGGTAGCTGGTGGTGAGTTTAGATTCAATCTCAAGACTTTTACTTTGCAAATCATAGATAGCTGTATTTGCGCGATGACCAACAAACAGTAAAGAAATAGTCACTGATAATATTAAGCTCAATGCTAAAAAAGTATAAAAAGCATTATTTGTTGAGAGCTTAAATTTTTTATTTATTAATGCTCGCATTACTCAATATTGCCTATTGGGTTTTCGATAATGTGTATTTTTCCATCTGGCTGATAATTTGCCATGCATAAATCGTCAAAACCAAGTGCTTCGTGGGCATCAATATTATTAGCTGACCACACAGCAAAAGGACGTTGGTATTGTTTTATTAAGCCATTAACTGGCATGGTTAAGTTCTCAAGCGCATTTTTAATTTTTGCTCTGTTGTGCTCTGTATTATCGGTTAAAGTTATTTGTGATATGCCCTGTAACAATAGTTTTGTTAAGTCGTAGGCATGAATAAATCCAGCCGGAGAAATTAACTCAGTGGGTGCTACAGGGGTAGGCTTGAGGGATAAGCTTTGTGCTATAACATTTTTAGTTAAAGCGGTTTGCGGCGTTTTTAAAAATGAAAAACAGCTTTGTATAAAATGTAAGCTCAAGTTTGATTTTATGGCTTGCTCAACGTTGGCAAAAATACCCCCACCCGTTATTCCCCAATGACTAACAATAGGAAGGCGTTCATTTTTGGCAAAACTTGCCATCGCATTTATAAATACA contains:
- a CDS encoding PAS domain S-box protein, with translation MRALINKKFKLSTNNAFYTFLALSLILSVTISLLFVGHRANTAIYDLQSKSLEIESKLTTSYLTLFLETRTQILNDLARQPILSNAIMGSDTSKALLQDYLFQYKIMGSTEKITIINVLKEVVFSNDPSLNELSIIEQPWINSLLEEQTEKAVILNKPTNTDLFTIAVPIKYNNFTEGVLMVQFNTPMTQLLPTDFDRESHGLTLAGPWVYYSNLNQGDEYVSINQNLIGNTDITLNYYITANLIAAKTTRFIIDIAISIIVSMALSSLFLFVFGRHLLLNPFKLLESSREAIKQSEARYELAVKGSNDGIWDWDIVTNEVYFSPRISVLLGYDENDKNALPHCADALYKLLHPDDITKHKKQIANHLISNIPFNYDYRLKTKSGAYRYFTVKGMALRNEHNKAIRMAGSVTDITEQKRSQKALKQAKEQNDLLAQAIESCNVGISIADASVQGFPLVFLNSEFEKITGYSKEEMLGINCSLLQGPNTDKNAIDIITNAIKTLKTQRIEILNYKKDGTEFWNSLQISPVFNEQQQLTAYVGIQQDITEQKAANQLLIEAKAAAEQANIAKSEFLAAMSHEIRTPMNGVLGMLNLILDSSLNEKQHHQVSIALNSANSLLNIINDILDFSKVDAGKLELEELEFNLCNMLDDFIETIAIHAHSKNIPLMLDISTLNTLLSLVTPDASNKF